The segment TCTAACTGTGATAAAGGGAAGCTGTATAGAGACTTTCTTCatctctgaaaaaaaagaaacacagcataaatcagtgtttaaaaattgtactcagaaaatacatatattcattgtACAACTTAATATCCAGGCTAGGAGTTATATCAATTTATAACATCATGCATGCCTTGAAAGTTGTACAAAATGCAAACACTAAGGTATAATTCATTGTCCTCATTTTACTGCTGTCTCAGTTATTGgaataaaaaatagtatttatcatatatttgtatttgtttatactatataaatttatattaaattataagttaattaaacacatttatatttgtttgtatCTTTAATAATCTACCTCTTTATCAAAAGGATTTGAGGTACCTACAAcaaaaggcatatatatataataagatgggtaaaacagaaattaaaaatcaggACTATGGAAACAGGATAAAatatattaagggcttcccaggtggctcagtggtaaagaatccgcctggtgactcgggttcaatccatgggtcaggaagatcgcttggagaaggaaatggcaacccactctagtattcttgcctgggaaatccatggacagaggagcctggtaggctacagtccatggggtcacgaagagtcggacacggctgaacaactaaacaacaacaaaatacattaaCCATCAGCAATGGTTAGTTGAACTGAGGACCAGTTTTGGCTGCAAGCTTTCTGGTAGCCagggcaaaaaagaaaacacagtaagTTGTGTCATTCTAGGAATCattaaaggaagaaggaaatcgATTCTGTAAGACAAAGTTTTGCCTTAGTACCAAATTAAAGAACAAAGGGAAAAGTTCACATGAGACCTTTTTTAGGAAACATCTGGTAACCAATAATAGACAATGTCCTTGACAAATTTCATAAAGAACAGCATTTTACAAGCATTCTCTAGGACACTGCTTCCTCTGATGGTATCAACTAGAGGTCTACTTGGACACTCTCCAGAATTGCTTAGCTGGATAGTTATGCTATTAAAGCaaagaagtaaatgttttataaataccaCAAACAAAAGCACTGCAACAGACAATGCTTTATACAGAATGCAGTAGCTCTGTTTACATGTTATACATTAAAAATGCCTTTCTAGCATTAAAATCTagttttaaaggcaaaaaaagacaagATGACCAAGCAAGGACATCTTAAGAGTAATTTACTCAGCCTCTGACATTTTTCCAGGGTATTTTTACCTgctctcttctttcagtttcttggCTGCCTGTGTTGATAACTTAATCTGCAAGTCCAGCCTCTGCAGAAAATCTCTGGCTGATACTTCCTCAGGCTGCATGGGCTGAACATCCAATTCTTGAGGGCTGGGAGGAGAGATGTCTTCCCCAGCTGCTACCAGCTCCTCTTCATGAGAAAAACTATCAACAGTTTCATTTTCTGGAGAATCTACTGAGTTAAGTCCATTAAACAGCAAAGGCTTCTCTGATATAACTGGGATGTTCAAAGTTTTCTTCAGAAATATACAATCATTGGTAAACAGTTTATTTGCCCTTTTAATTTGTTCcatctaaaatgtttaaaaaaaaaaacagttacatataaataaatcCAAAAGTAGGGCTTATTACACAACATAAGCTAAAAATACTCATGAGCAAAATATACTTTCTCTGGATCTGAGATTCTTGATTCCCAGACACCCCCAGTTATTTCAAGAGATGCCAGAAaattctctttcacaattttataAGAAGAAAGACTAACTTTTCCCCAGTTGTATTATTTCCCCTCTAAGACAGCTTCTACCAAGCAACTTAAATCCCTGAAGTTAAAAAATGTAGAATATTTAGCAATTATTTAATACATTTCaatcatattttaagatttctaTTATCGATTTAAACAAACTTCCCAGTGCAGTGATTTTCTTTATGGAGTGCTTCTCATCTCTAGAATTGTGTTTGGTAAATTTAATGGACACAGAAGGTGGTAAAGGAAGAAAGTACAAAAATTAGGAAGAATGGTGTAGGCTGCTGGGACTGCAGTCATTAAGGCCTCACGGAGAAGGTGGGGTTCTGATTTTGACTCTTTTGACTTTAGATGGGGGCTTGAAGAATGGGTAGAAGTGGTACAGGTAAGGAAAGAGGTAAGGAGCTCTTTACATGGAGTATCTTATTTTCTCTACCTTATGGATTAGGTACTTGAAAATCCACTttacaaataaaagaaacaaaataaggaGATTATAATGCCATGGAATCATCATGTAATGGGGAGATGCAGAAGCCAGAATTTTATAC is part of the Bubalus bubalis isolate 160015118507 breed Murrah chromosome 11, NDDB_SH_1, whole genome shotgun sequence genome and harbors:
- the LYSMD2 gene encoding lysM and putative peptidoglycan-binding domain-containing protein 2 isoform X1; protein product: MADSSPAPSLRAGGPRAPRPSAPSPPPPHSRLGSEAEEAELSLSLARTKTRSYGSTASVRAPLGAGVIERHVEHRVRAGDTLQGIALKYGVSMEQIKRANKLFTNDCIFLKKTLNIPVISEKPLLFNGLNSVDSPENETVDSFSHEEELVAAGEDISPPSPQELDVQPMQPEEVSARDFLQRLDLQIKLSTQAAKKLKEESRDEESLYTASLYHS
- the LYSMD2 gene encoding lysM and putative peptidoglycan-binding domain-containing protein 2 isoform X3, whose protein sequence is MEQIKRANKLFTNDCIFLKKTLNIPVISEKPLLFNGLNSVDSPENETVDSFSHEEELVAAGEDISPPSPQELDVQPMQPEEVSARDFLQRLDLQIKLSTQAAKKLKEESRDEESLYTASLYHS